In Ascaphus truei isolate aAscTru1 chromosome 5, aAscTru1.hap1, whole genome shotgun sequence, one genomic interval encodes:
- the NHP2 gene encoding H/ACA ribonucleoprotein complex subunit 2, translating into MTKVKKEPGEPEAETPEKTYEELLANINPIAKPMASRKLTKKLYKCIKKAVKQKHIRRGVKEVQKFINKGEKGIVVLAGDTLPIEVYCHLPVMCEDRSIPYTYIPSKSDLGAAAGSKRPTCVILIKSHSEYQEAFDDCVEDVQALPLPL; encoded by the exons ATGACTAAGGTGAAGAAGGAGCCGGGAGAACCGGAGGCCGAGACCCCGGAGAAGACGTACGAGGAGCTGCTCGCGAACATCAACCCTATCGCGAAGCCTATGGCGTCCCGCAAGCTGACCAAGAAACTGTACAAGTGCATCAAGAAAG CTGTCAAACAGAAGCATATCCGCAGAGGGGTGAAAGAAGTGCAGAAGTTTATTAACAAAGGAGAGAAAGG CATTGTGGTGCTGGCCGGTGACACGCTGCCTATTGAAGTTTATTGTCACCTCCCTGTGATGTGTGAGGACCGCAGCATTCCCTACACCTACATCCCGTCCAAATCT GACCTAGGTGCAGCTGCAGGCTCTAAACGCCCAACCTGTGTGATACTGATCAAGTCACACAGTGAATATCAGGAAGCTTTTGATGACTGTGTGGAAGATGTGCAAGCACTTCCTTTGCCCTTGTGA
- the RMND5B gene encoding E3 ubiquitin-protein transferase RMND5B: MERCVGVEWELEKVLQRFLSYGESSERSLDQLLRSVTELREELSNAALQEVPLSPALSLMMSQRCRKIRETVQRLASDHKDIHSSVSRVGKAIDRNFESEACAVVSNGAWESREKQQLIHSAIMEHLYQQGLLNVAEELSQESALRVDTSFKQPFLELNRILDALQTQDLRPALEWAIANRQRLRELNSSLEFRLHRLHFISLLSGGPHKQLEALTYARQFQPFAQLHKQDIQVMMGSLVYLRHGIVNSPYSHLLEMEQWADISEQFTHDACSLLGLSVESPLSVGFASGCIALPVLMNIKAVIEQRQCTGVWSHKDELPIEIDLGKKCGYHSVFACPILRQQTSDSNPPIKLVCGHVISRDALNKLINGGKLKCPYCPMEQNPADGKRIIF, encoded by the exons ATGGAGCGCTGTGTTGGGGTGGAGTGGGAGCTGGAGAAAGTGCTGCAGAGATTCCTGAGCTACGGGGAGAGCAGCGAGAGGAGCCTCGACCAGCTCCTGAGATCAGTGACCGAGCTGCGGGAGGAACTGAGCAACGCCG CCCTGCAAGAAGTGCCACTGTCGCCTGCACTCTCGTTAATGATGTCACAGCGCTGCCGTAAAATCAGGGAAACTGTCCAGAGACTGGCGTCTGACCACAAAGATATACACAGTAGTGTTTCCAGAGTAGGAAAAGCAATTGATAGA AATTTTGAGTCAGAAGCATGTGCAGTGGTGTCCAATGGTGCCTGGGAATCCAGAGAGAAGCAGCAGCTAATTCACAGTGCAATTATGGAGCACTTGTACCAACAGGGGCTTCTGAATGTGGCAGAGGAGCTCAGCCAG gagtCGGCCTTGCGTGTTGACACGAGTTTTAAGCAGCCCTTTTTGGAGCTTAATCGAATCCTGGACGCTCTGCAGACACAGGATCTGAGACCAGCCTTGGA GTGGGCAATTGCCAACAGACAGCGCCTTCGAGAGTTAAACAGCTCCCTGGAGTTTAGGCTGCACCGTCTCCACTTCATTAGCCTTCTCAGTGGTGGGCCGCACAAGCAGCTTGAGGCATTAACGTACGCACGTCAGTTTCAACCCTTCGCCCAACTCCACAAGCAAG ACATTCAGGTGATGATGGGCAGCCTGGTCTACCTTCGGCACGGGATTGTGAACTCCCCTTACTCccatctcctagaaatggagcagtgggcaGACATCAGTGAGCAGTTCACCCATGACGCGTGCTCCCTACTTGGTCTATCAGTGGAGTCCCCTCTCAGTGTGGG CTTTGCCTCTGGTTGCATTGCTCTCCCTGTCTTGATGAACATTAAAGCTGTTATTGAGCAAAGACAGTGCACAGGAGTCTGGAGTCACAAGGATGAATTACCA ATCGAGATTGACCTGGGCAAGAAGTGTGGGTATCACTCTGTCTTTGCATGTCCTATCCTGCGGCAACAAACCTCTGACTCCAACCCACCCATAAAGCTTGTATGCGGACACGTTATCTCCCGAGACGCTCTGAACAAGCTGATAAACGGAGGGAA GTTAAAGTGCCCGTACTGTCCTATGGAGCAGAACCCAGCTGATGGGAAACGCATCATCTTCTGA